Genomic segment of Malus domestica chromosome 15, GDT2T_hap1:
TGGAGGCTTTGAAATAGATAATATTGCCGCTTGTTTTTTGATGTTATGGACCAAGGAGGCCTCGATTAGTCGATGTTACCAGTTGTTTTCTGATGGAGGATGTGAAGACCATGGTGGTTTTGAAATAGATGATGTTTATGCTTGTTTTTTGATGTAGATAGACCATGGAGGCCTGGATTAGATGATGTAGCTATCTTTTTTTTAGAAGTAGATAGTCGTAGACCATGGAGGCCTTATGAATTGTATTTTGATGACTTAAATTCATGACCGGAATGGTTTGTTTAATGTATTTGATTACTAGACGTGTTTGATTGTTCACATGATCATGATTAAGAATTTGACTGGATGGTGAATGTACATGGTGGGAATTTGAGAATTGGGCGTGGAGGAAGCTTGGGTATCAACTTCAACTTGGGAAATAATATGTTTCCTTAATTGCCCCTACAGTCAGTGTCATGTGCCAAACACATGACTGAATTTAATGGAGTTATTGACGGTGTTAaggaaaatgaccatagctacacattttgacgagttgagggaccaatggtaatggaaataaagttgaaggaccattgctccaattgggctaaagttaagagaccattgttacaatttcctctttttattttatacatTAACTTATCTTTATTATTCAAATCTACTCTAACGTGTCTCTTTTTGCTTAGGTTTTTACAAGTTAATTACTTTGTACTTGTATCTtcctatttttttaataattacttGGTTATTTGCGATGGACAAGTATACTAAAAGGAGTTATTGATATTCTTCCTTTTAGATAGTGCACTATTATACTTGTGGGTAATTGGATCCTCGGGTATAGCTTCGAAATTATAGAAGTTAACCTTAGCATGTTGCGGCTTATGACCTGTTATACCACATTGTTTTGTGTGTGAGCTTACCAATCTATAGTGATGCTAAGAAGATGAGTTATATACTGACAGATAGTGCACTATTACACATTCGTCCTTGCTGTTCAATCATGATCTTTCTTAAACGcatacttgtatttgtttgttttgttataCTTACTGAGTTTGTGCAACTCATTATGCTACACCGTCGGCTTTTTCATAAATAAGTAGATTCAAGGGGGCGCGGGAGGACTAtgaaataaaacaaagaaatgatGTTTTCTACGTAATTTCCAACTAAACATGCTTCTCTTTTTACTCCGTCTTCATATTTTGGTATTGTAATGTTTATGCAAAACTCATCTATGCTCTccttattttgaataaaaaaattactcCGAAATATTTCAAGTAACTCCCTTCGTTTGTATTTTAAACTCGTGTCGCAAGTACACGTgtcatattttcttttaatattgACCATGAATATGGGAAGTGACAGCATCAATATAGTTGttatataaaatataagtatataagaagaaatataagtcatataaactaaataaacaaaaaaagaatttcAGCAAAGACCTGTAGAAAACGAAAGTACATTCCCATATACCTCATTGATGCGAAAGTTTCCATTTAGCAAGGAGGGCTTGATTAACAtgaactggttttttttttaacccaagGACCACCACTAGGTTTCTTAAGGCAAACTTGATTCCACTGAACAATATGCACCTTCCTtttactctcttttttttttttaacaaacaatattatctacactaaaaaggTGGGGAGTAGGTTAAGCCTGACAATGAGCTTGtcataataatatggttcaacttCACCTTTGGCGATAATCAAGCCTAAGATAttttacttacaaatgaagaaaaataccacAATTACTCCCATTAGATCACCATAAAAATAGCACACTCAACTTGCCAAACTCAATACCATCCTAACCCACTTCTACATGGATGTCTAAATTGTCCGCCATTCTTCGTCTAAAATTTGGTTTTGGGGTCAATAGGTTTAGCATTTAACcaaaaaagtacattaaaatTCAATAACACAAGAATCACAAAGTCGAGATGAAGGAACCCGAAACCGATAAACAACTTTCATTATTTCGTCTTAACATTGACAAGCACACAAGAAAGTTACATGTTTCCCACAAGTTACAAAAGAATACATTCACAAATGACTACTCAATGGacttttgacaaaaaatcaaaatctttGGGGTATTATGTACATTCACATGATAAATAATCCAcactgaaaagaaaaagaaaaaaataagaattcTCTTTTTGAACATGTTTCACTTTCACCTAATAATTCATTTGCAGAAGAATCATAACAAAAACTTACGGATTTTGTTGTTACTTGTTAGACCACTGGAACTCTATTTCTAAATTCCGTGAGGGCCCGCTTTTGCTTTCTGGTAACAGAGTGTACTCTCCGGCAACTGCTCCCAGCATTACTACGCGATCAATTTGGATGGTTACCTTTCCGAATGAACTCTGTCAATATATCAAACGAGAATAGGTTACCAATTACTGGGTAGAACAAAAATGAAGGATCAGATGAGAAAAGAGATACTGTTATTGTAGTGAAAGGTGCCTATATGTTAGCAATATCTTTGCCCACTTACCTTTCCCATTTTGCTCTTGTTCTTGCAAGATATGTGGAGCTTCTGGCCTTTCGGGGGACTCTCAAAGGACCACGAAAAGCtttcatcccattcgggattAGGGCCAGTTGAAACCACCTGtaaattcagaaattcatgGTGAGAGGTTAAAATGGCACTATATCAAGGTCTCGTGTCACAGGAGAAACAGAAAAAGAACACTGTAACATCCCTAGAAACGCAATCAACATGGctaatttatttagtttccatatTTCTACTGTTTTTGCAATAACTATAAAATGTACTCCGTTTACTATGTACAGTAAATGGCCTATGATTCAACAGAGGTCACAGTTACAGAGAATTCTACTTCAATACGTCAGTATGAAGACTAGAATTtagtcaaacaacaacaacaaagccttttcccactaaatggggtcggctgtatgaatcctagaacgtcattgcgctcagCTGTATGAAGACTAGAATTTAGtcatttaataaaatattatttttcatttcttcaagTTCCAAAATAAGACTCATATATTCGACCAAACGAAAAAAATAAGATTCATATCACTTATGAATAGAAAGGGTAGTGGAGAGAACACATTTAAAACCAATTTTACCTTGGTTTGCTTAGGTGGAGTGTTGCCCAGTGTAATCTTGCAATAAACACTAGGGTTTCCCACTGACTGCTTCATATTATTTCCACGCTTGATTATCACCACCAATGTCCCAGGCAAACATTGTAACAAAAATTCTGTCTTCTCCTGAAACCGAGGTGGGCCAGACTGAATTAAGTATTGCAGCAAGGGGATTGCATCAGCTGCAGCAATTGACTGAGCCCTAGAAACTTCAGCTGGGCATGCTGACCAAGCTTGCCTAAGAAGAAAGAGTGCATCCAAGGCAGCTTCTTGAGTTGCCTCAGACCCTGTCTTGAGGGATGTAACAAGATGAGGAATGCTTAACGTTGCAGGTTCTGTGGCTCTAAGTCGTGGGAAATTGCTAAACAGAGCATTCAGAGCTTTCAGATACTCCTCATTCACAGTTCCAGTTGCCCATAAATCCTTCTCAATAGCAGCTAATGAGGCCAAAACAATCATATCAGTTATTTTTctaaaagaacaaagaaaaacaTCTACTTCAGCAGCAAGGTATCCAAGCAACAACTGAAACCTCTGATTCCATAAACTATAATGAATTAGGGCAATTAGCTActaactgttattagcactccaaaaatctcattctacactcctcacaagtgtattttacTTTCTAATTATACcaagtttggagtgccaaacgagatttttagagtgctaacaATTCCCTAAACATAGTTTGACATTTTGTTCCAGAAATGATCAGTGTTTATTTTGTCGTCATTATATCATCGTTGTGCTATGTCATTGTCGTGTCGTCGATATATGATCTATATGTCATCATTACtgaaaaatgatcatttttgtaaaccaaatgccAAAACATGTTTATTGCAGCTATTTTCTCAATGAATTATGCAGTTGGACCAAAACGATTAATCTAACTTTAACACttcaacaaaaattaaatataaattagcAGATTACTTAATCATTGATGTTCATGTTTCAACCTACAGGTTCTACCATGTCGCAAACTGCATAACATCGTTTTGAAACTTTTAACCACAATAAAACTAAAGAAGTTATTGCTCCTTAGATAGCTGAATAAAATTCTGCGTAAAAGCCAAAATTAACTTACCAGTAATGGCCCTTACTGTCTCACTAGAAGCATACTCTTGAATGGTATGGTTTGAAAAGAGAAGTTTAACAAACATTGCAGCCTGAATAGATGTATCTGGATCACTTGAACCAATCAGATCCAACACAACCTGGACGCCACCAGCCTCAGCAACTGCTCTTTTATTAGATCTACTGTACATGACAAGGTTTTGCAAAGCACATATCGCTACAACCTTCATTTCTTCAGTAGGTTGGTCTTCAAGCACATTTACTAGTGCACGACAAGCTGAAACAGCGTCAGTACTTCGAGCAAGGCCCTCGTTCTGGAATAGATCACCAAGAGCTAGAGTTGCTAGCAACCTTGCTTGCTGGGCTTGGGTTTGTGGATCCAAGAGGTACTGAGACAATGGTAATATGGCAGACTTGGTAGCCTTAGTTTCTCTGATCTTCACATTGTTCAACAATACTTCCAAAAGCCTTGCAGCAGTTTCCTCACACTGATGAGATCTGAGAAGTTCTAAAAGAGCCTCTAAAGCACCACTTTCAGCCATTGCTTCTGCGCTTGTAGCGTCGTCACTTTCCAGTACCAGAAGAGCGTTCAATGCACCAATTACTGTGCCTTCTGAGCCAGAACGAAGCAACCTTACCAAAACAGCAACAGGCACTTCCAAATAAAATTCAGAACTAAACTGCAGAATGCTTGATAAAACAGCGGCAGCCGATTCCCACAAGGCATGAGGAAGAGATGGATCTGATTGCAATATCACCTTGGACAGTTCAGTGACACCACCCTCTTTTGCTATTTCATTTGGCCATATTAGCGCAATACTAACAAGGGCCTTTACAGCTCTCTGCTGTAATATGTGTATACCAGAGCCAAGAACCCGTATAAGAGGACCAATCACTTGCTGAGTCACTGAATCCTTTTGAAGTTGCTCTTCAAAGAGTAAATGTGACAGAAGCTCAGCTGCCAACTGTTGTACTGCTGGCGCAGGAGAATCAAGTAAGGGAATAATAGGTTCAATAGCTTGGTGGGATGTCAACTTATAGTCAGAACGACACTGTGGATGCTCCAAAATGTTGACAAGAACTTGTAGTGCACTATGCTGCCCATCAGGTCCAAACTCTGGTCTTGTTAGCAGCACAAACAGAGGCTCAACCACTTTTGAAGCAGATGGTCCCTTAGCAATGCTTGCATTGTTGGTCAATATTCGGAGCAGTTCTGCAAAAGCAGCACAGAGAAAATCGGGTGCCTCATGGAGGATGTCAAGTATGCTCTCAATCAATCCAGCTTTCACCATTTCCATCTTACAAGCAGGCCTGTCTTTCCCTAATTTCACAAGGGCTCTGGAAATAGCTTCATGGAGCAGGTAATTCTTACCATAGAGAAGACCTACAAGAGGAATAACTGCACCGTGAGCAGCGACAAGTTCTGCCAGTTGTTCATCATCAACAAGTTTATCCAACGCACGGACAACTGAATGCTGCGCAGGACTGAACTCAGTCACAAGAAGAGACACCAGAGGCTCCACACATCGAGCCGCAGCCATTGTTGACCTGATTCTTGTATTCCCAAAGAGAACACAACACAACTCGGCAGCATCCCCTTTCAGCTCCATTGAGCAATTTGATGAAAGAATCTTGCAAAGAACATCCACTGCATTCATTTCAACGTCTGCTACTGCTAAGGCTCTTGATGGATTTTCACTCAGCAGCCTTACCAACGCAGCAATTGCAGCATGCTGCTCCTTCTCAGAACCAGTATTGAGAATCTCCACCAAGGGTTGAACAGCTTGTCGAGCACTTTCTGCATTCCTTATATGGTCAGCAGAAAATAAGCTTTCCAATGCTTTAGCAGCACTGTACCTTGAAGCCCTTCCACCTAACCGTAAAACTGCCACAAGTTGACCAACAGCACCAAATGAAGAGTCATGTCTCCTAATTTCAGCACTGCCAAATAGCATACCTAACAGATCTGTAGCAGCTTCCTCAGTTGCATCTTGAGGGCCAAGTGAAAGATACTTGGTCAATGCTTCCAAAGCTCCTGATTCTACCATTACAATTTTATTTGATGGACAGTCTTTTGCAAGCTGAGTCAGAAGCCCGAGTGCTAAAAATGGAGCTCCAGGACGATCTGgaatgggtttgagaagatcaACAAGTGCAGGTATTGCTTTCCTAGAAGTGGCACCAACCCTTATGTCTTCAACTCTGAACAACCTCTCGAGTGCAACTTGCTCAGGATAACGCACTAAACCAAACTCTTCTGACAACTGCAAAAGATCACTTATATCAACATCCGCACAGCCAAGTAGGGAAATGAGCCCGCCTGCTGCTCCAGAATTTGCAACAGATAGGAGAGTCCCCCTGCTACCATTACAGACAAGGCTGGCCATCGCCTGTGCAGCAAAATATCTGGTGGGCATCTCCTCTGATCTCAACCAGTTTGCAAGTACTGGTATAGATTTCATGGTTGCATGTGCTCGTATGATGTCTCTGTTTTGAAACAAGATTGCCAGCAGCAAAGTACAAATCCATATGCTACTATCTTCTTTAAACTCAATCTGCATATATTACACCAAGAACCAAACCAGGTTAGATCATTAGAACTACAAACAATATTTAATGGATAAGTAAGCAGTTAGGTAGAGAGCAACATTTTTCTATGATGGAGCTGCATATATTATATACGAATTCAGAAATAATGAAATGTATCATGATCTTCTTCCTTATTGAGTGAACACATTAAGCAAAATGAGAGAGTTGATTACCTGAGAGTAGGGTGAGAAATCATTTGAGATCCTGTCAGTGAGGACTTCCACAGCCCCAGCCTCCATAATCTCAATTTTGCACCTTTCATCGTGACAGGCAAGAACAGACAGTAGCCACATAGCTAAATTGACACCACTAATTACTCCTGTGCTTGAATAAGATTCATCAATCTTTGTTTCCTCTTTAGTATGCGTATAAATGCCAATAGAATCATTCTCATTATTCCCTGGGTTTCCCAAAAAACTAAGCATTGCAACAAGAGCTTGAATTAGATGGGTGCATAAGTTTGATTCACTCAGATCTTCGACAACTCTCTGATGACTAACTTTTGCAACACAAATAAGGAGTGCAGTTCCTCCAGTTTTAACCTTTGATTTCGTTGAATTGATCACCCTTTTGGCAATTGATGAAATACATCCATAAGCAGTAGCAACTGTGTCCCCCAATACATCAGGCTGATCTCTGCAAAGCCGTGATAATATTTCAATAGCCTTATCCTGCAACAAGGGTGTTGCATCAGCAATGGACAAAACTATTGGGGTTATGCTTTTCGGGAATTCAGCTAAAACTGCCCATGCAGGTTTTATTTCTCCAGTAGCTCCTTCTGACCCAGATAGAATAGCAAGTGCCTCAAGTGCCTCTGATGTGGCAACAGAATCATGATTAATAGATTCTAGAAAAGAAACTAATGCAAGAACAGTTCCAGCACGATTCACACAATCAGTTAAAGCATAATCAATTTGACGAGAATGGAGCAAGCGAGCAATTGCTGCTGCTGCATGGGTCTTTCCAGATACCGTGCCTTCACGCAAAACTCTAGTAGCTGGGAAAATAATATCTTCAGCAACTGCTTTCTCTGAAACTTCACTGTCCAAAATAAGATTAGCCAGAGCACATGTTGCTAGTTCTACAACTTCCAGAACTGAAGAGTTAGCAAGCACAACTAATGGAGATAATACATCTCGAGCAACAGCTGCCACATCCCGGTTTTCTTTAATCGAAAGAAATATTGCCGCAAGGCAGCGTGAGGCCTCTGCAAGGATATATACAGATTCAACACTAATCAACTTAATGGCGGACCAAAGAGTTTTAACAGCAATGCTACTTTCACGCAAGTCCTTCCTGGATCCAAAAATTCCAGCTAAAGCTGATGCAGACTTGGCTTGAGTTTCTTCTTTAGTTGAGCTCAATAATTTTATCATTGTCTCAATTGCATCATTAGCAGCACTACCTTCACGTGATATATCGTTGAGGGGGACTACAGACAGCATACTTTTTAAAGCATCCAAAACATACACTTTAGATTCAGGTAGATCACTGGTCAATAATGCAGTAAGTTGGCTGATGGTTGCTGTATCAGATTTATGGATCAAATGATTTAAAGTCTTTGCTGCAATTTCTTTTCCGTTTGAACTTCCATTCTTTAGAAGCCACAATAATGCAGGAACAGCATCAGCGCTTTCGACACATGCACGTATATCTTCACTGTGGTTGCATAGATTCCTAAGGATTGATGCTGAATCTTCCTTGGCTTTTGCCGATCCCGTCTCCAGAATCTGAACAAGTGGAGGTATGCCACCAGCAGCAGTAATAGCCCATTTACTTTCATCATTCTCATTAGAAAGCAGGCAAAGCAGTGCAACTGCACATTCTTGCTGCTGTTCTGATGAAAGCCCAAGAAGTGATATCAACAGTTGAACCCCTTCACGGCCTTGAAGTGCACGCCACAGACTTTCCTCACTATTGCAAAGTGTAAGAAGAGCTCTCATTAGCTCATCCTGGACTTCATTTGTTGCCATTGTGATCAAACCAACAAGCAAACGCTTTGCCTCTGAATTGGCGAGTTTAACTGAGAGTACAGAATTCCCATACAAACTTGCAAGGGCCTCTATGGTTCGTTCCTGAACAAGAAATGGTAAACGCGGTTTGAACTGTGAAACCAATGTCTGCTCAATAACCACAGGATCTGATGCTCTATTAGATTCTGCTGTACTATCATATATCATCAGAGCTGAAGCTAAAGCCCCTAATGTATCAGCAATTTGAGCAGGTGAGGTGCAAGATCCAAGGCTTTGCCCAAGGCTTGAGATGACATATGACAAACCACCAGAAATATTTGCTAAAGCACACATAGCATTCTCTTGCAACGCTTGGGCATACTCACCCTGCATGAATTCTTTTGAAGGGGCTATTGTAGCATTTATCAATACAGGAATGCCATTGAAGTTAGCTACTTCCCGCCTTGCTTCTTTACACTGGCCAGAAAGAGATTTAAGAGCACCTGCAGCTTCTGCTCTAACAGAAGCTTCATTTCCAGATCCTAAAAGCTTGAGAAGTTGTTTGGTAGCCTCTGAGGCCAGCACCTTAGAACAGACAGATGCATCTTCCACCATCATACATGCAAGAAGAAAGCACACGTTAGCTTGAGTGCTTGACTGTCCAGTTGTCAGCAACTTCACAAGTATATCTACTCCTCCAGCTTGGAAGGTTGCAGTCCAGAATCCCTCAGTACTGCTGGATAGGTTCTTTAATGCTCCAGTCAACAAGCTATCAACCAAACTGCCAGTCTTGATCCCTTTTTGTAGCTGCTCCCAGAGCACTGGCACAACTCCTTcggttgaaaatatttttgatccAACATGATCCCTGGCACCACCTTGGGAAACAGCATAAATTGTCTTTGCAGCTGCAATTTGCCCTTCTGCTGAGCTGGACCTGAGTAGACCAAGCAAAGGCGGAATGCATCCTCCAAGCAAGACTTTCACCCTTAGTTCATTCTCCTTGCAGAGAGAGCCTAAAACAGTAGCAGCTTGTATCTTAACTCCAACTGAACCTGATCGAAGAAGAGAAACAAGCACTGGGACTGCTTGAGAGTGAGATCCAACAGCACTGAAAGCATTTTCACGAGTATCAATAAGCTCAAGCAACTGCTTCAATGAATACTCCTTCTCTTGTACAGATGAGGAACTTTGACGCAGCTGCTCAATGCATTGGGCAACACTTGCCAATGTCCCATCTGCATCCTCCATGCTACTACTACGGTCTCTGTAAGAAATTTGAGAACCAAAGATAATTTAGTTGGAATTATCCCCTCGTTTTATAATAAACACAGCTTGTATTACCAAAAGAAATACAACACCGGGGACAAGGTGGCCCTCATTAAACACCTATTAGCTACATCTAAAACAAGGAAACACACtgaaaaaatgtaaaacaacaGGACGTAATTACAAGACAACAGAATTCCAAATATATAGCATGAAAAACAAAGCCTATAACCTCAGAGAAAATAATTGATGGTGAAACTTAGTATTTCAAATTGACAACCTTTTATTGCTTCTCATTTATTTACAGATTGCAGAAGACATAGATCACAAGTTAAATTCCGCCATACAACTCAACcccataaaaattatacaaaaagttaaaaactgaaaaaacaTCCACCTAAAGGTAACCAAAATGCATCATTGCTTCAAAGAACAAGTACTGATTCTATCATAACAGCATTTATTGGAAAAATCCACCAATATAGTAAGCATATAATGCGTTGGAAGGGATATGCTGTGTAGGAAATTTCGAGAAAAACTATCTATATCATTGTCAATCTTCCTGCCTATTGAATACAACACTCTACATGTTCTTTCTCCTGTGATGGAGCTAAGAACTTCTAAGGCATGATTACGATATGAAAAACTGTTTCTTAAAACAGTATTAATTCTGTCATAAATTTGAGACAGAAGGTGTTGTTCTTGATTGATTCATAAGACACTAAACAAAGAACAAGTTTTGCTAGAACGGAGAGACTTTGTGTAGAAGAGTAGATAAGccacataaaaaattaaaaattaaaaaagtaagcAACCAGATCCCCAGCTTCTTTTGTGTGAAATCATTTTGGAAATATATGACCTCCACCCTTAGGATTAGACACAGAAATGGACTATCGTTAATGGAAGTGCTATCTCCTAAGAGAGACCGGTACAAGTATTTCTCCATCCTGCCACAAGCAGACACTTGCCCACAGAAAGCAGCAAAATACCCACTAGCATAACCCACTATTACCTTAATGATTACCAAGTGGCAAACAAGTTCATTCTACCAACTTCGCTTGCCAAAAAAATTTGCAGAAAGAAATTTTAACTGACCGTGAACCCATTTTTATAAGAGAATGAGGTGTTGGGGGCTCTGAATCTTGAACTTTTGCATCACCATTCCTTTCCTGAAATCACAAGAACGAAAGCAATGAGAAAACAATCCATTATGTGTTTACGCACTTCTAGACTGTAGAGTAATAATGTATACCAAACACTGTGCAGCAGAAAGAGGCATATAGATTGGACATTGAAACAAGATGGAAAATGGGATCTTGTGCATCCCACACAACAAAATATTCATAACAGAAAGAAACCCACTTAAGAAATGAAACAAAACCGACATAAAAGGCGGGTACGGGTACCAGATCATTAGGTGTAAGGGTGCTGCCATTGGTGGCAGCATACCTCCATCCCACTGTGGTTGCCATGGCAGCTTTGCTGCTACTCTTCAAGATTCCTTAGGAAAAACCAGCGAAGAGAAGAGACCAGCTTTGCTCTTCTCCAGATCTACCTCACCTCAAAGCCGCCTGCCACCCAAACACAATGAATCCAGATCAGATAACAAATCTAACAATTGTACTATAAATTGAAGCATAATTGAGTGTGTGAGCGAGCTAGTGAAGCTGAATTGACTTGTTCCTCACTTGCAGTTCTTTCTGCAGAAGAAACGAACAGATCAACACACAATTGCTCTCTCACAGGAAGGCGGACTCGGACGAGATCGAATCAAGTGCAAAGAATTCACAATCCAATTGTGCAAATGTGCAATTGCGAGAGAGATGGAGGAGCTGaccttgagagagagagagagagagagtgagagatgcGGAAGGTGTTTGGTGCATCAAATCGATTGAATTGGCAATTGGGTTTCGTAAAAGACAAGGGAATTGAAGAGCAACAACACTACAACTACAAGCAACAAATcaaaaagctctctctctccctccctcctcaCTACAATGGCAATTGGGTCTACGTTCCATTAGATACGAAGCGAGAGAGAGACAGCCCAATTAGACCACCGACAATCAATTTCAAGCGTCAAACGTTTGCTTCCATGGCTTGGCTTCGGCTTTCTTTTCAGCTCTGTACTTAGCTGACAGCTTTCGCTCTTTATTTTCtttggatcaggatcctctcctgaccTTACAAAACTGAGCCTGCTGATCAGGCAATCgtggccgttgaaatttgatttaatagCTATAattattacaacttttagacGGTCCCTTGTTTGTatctgtttgatcaaatttcaacgaccaCGATCTCCTACTCAGCAAGCTC
This window contains:
- the LOC103428274 gene encoding protein CELLULOSE SYNTHASE INTERACTIVE 1-like, yielding MATTVGWRYAATNGSTLTPNDLERNGDAKVQDSEPPTPHSLIKMGSRDRSSSMEDADGTLASVAQCIEQLRQSSSSVQEKEYSLKQLLELIDTRENAFSAVGSHSQAVPVLVSLLRSGSVGVKIQAATVLGSLCKENELRVKVLLGGCIPPLLGLLRSSSAEGQIAAAKTIYAVSQGGARDHVGSKIFSTEGVVPVLWEQLQKGIKTGSLVDSLLTGALKNLSSSTEGFWTATFQAGGVDILVKLLTTGQSSTQANVCFLLACMMVEDASVCSKVLASEATKQLLKLLGSGNEASVRAEAAGALKSLSGQCKEARREVANFNGIPVLINATIAPSKEFMQGEYAQALQENAMCALANISGGLSYVISSLGQSLGSCTSPAQIADTLGALASALMIYDSTAESNRASDPVVIEQTLVSQFKPRLPFLVQERTIEALASLYGNSVLSVKLANSEAKRLLVGLITMATNEVQDELMRALLTLCNSEESLWRALQGREGVQLLISLLGLSSEQQQECAVALLCLLSNENDESKWAITAAGGIPPLVQILETGSAKAKEDSASILRNLCNHSEDIRACVESADAVPALLWLLKNGSSNGKEIAAKTLNHLIHKSDTATISQLTALLTSDLPESKVYVLDALKSMLSVVPLNDISREGSAANDAIETMIKLLSSTKEETQAKSASALAGIFGSRKDLRESSIAVKTLWSAIKLISVESVYILAEASRCLAAIFLSIKENRDVAAVARDVLSPLVVLANSSVLEVVELATCALANLILDSEVSEKAVAEDIIFPATRVLREGTVSGKTHAAAAIARLLHSRQIDYALTDCVNRAGTVLALVSFLESINHDSVATSEALEALAILSGSEGATGEIKPAWAVLAEFPKSITPIVLSIADATPLLQDKAIEILSRLCRDQPDVLGDTVATAYGCISSIAKRVINSTKSKVKTGGTALLICVAKVSHQRVVEDLSESNLCTHLIQALVAMLSFLGNPGNNENDSIGIYTHTKEETKIDESYSSTGVISGVNLAMWLLSVLACHDERCKIEIMEAGAVEVLTDRISNDFSPYSQIEFKEDSSIWICTLLLAILFQNRDIIRAHATMKSIPVLANWLRSEEMPTRYFAAQAMASLVCNGSRGTLLSVANSGAAGGLISLLGCADVDISDLLQLSEEFGLVRYPEQVALERLFRVEDIRVGATSRKAIPALVDLLKPIPDRPGAPFLALGLLTQLAKDCPSNKIVMVESGALEALTKYLSLGPQDATEEAATDLLGMLFGSAEIRRHDSSFGAVGQLVAVLRLGGRASRYSAAKALESLFSADHIRNAESARQAVQPLVEILNTGSEKEQHAAIAALVRLLSENPSRALAVADVEMNAVDVLCKILSSNCSMELKGDAAELCCVLFGNTRIRSTMAAARCVEPLVSLLVTEFSPAQHSVVRALDKLVDDEQLAELVAAHGAVIPLVGLLYGKNYLLHEAISRALVKLGKDRPACKMEMVKAGLIESILDILHEAPDFLCAAFAELLRILTNNASIAKGPSASKVVEPLFVLLTRPEFGPDGQHSALQVLVNILEHPQCRSDYKLTSHQAIEPIIPLLDSPAPAVQQLAAELLSHLLFEEQLQKDSVTQQVIGPLIRVLGSGIHILQQRAVKALVSIALIWPNEIAKEGGVTELSKVILQSDPSLPHALWESAAAVLSSILQFSSEFYLEVPVAVLVRLLRSGSEGTVIGALNALLVLESDDATSAEAMAESGALEALLELLRSHQCEETAARLLEVLLNNVKIRETKATKSAILPLSQYLLDPQTQAQQARLLATLALGDLFQNEGLARSTDAVSACRALVNVLEDQPTEEMKVVAICALQNLVMYSRSNKRAVAEAGGVQVVLDLIGSSDPDTSIQAAMFVKLLFSNHTIQEYASSETVRAITAAIEKDLWATGTVNEEYLKALNALFSNFPRLRATEPATLSIPHLVTSLKTGSEATQEAALDALFLLRQAWSACPAEVSRAQSIAAADAIPLLQYLIQSGPPRFQEKTEFLLQCLPGTLVVIIKRGNNMKQSVGNPSVYCKITLGNTPPKQTKVVSTGPNPEWDESFSWSFESPPKGQKLHISCKNKSKMGKSSFGKVTIQIDRVVMLGAVAGEYTLLPESKSGPSRNLEIEFQWSNK